In Rhodanobacter denitrificans, a single window of DNA contains:
- a CDS encoding tetratricopeptide repeat-containing sulfotransferase family protein yields the protein MSARLHGLTPDLTRAVSAVARALDEGRLDAAIAHIGPLLASQPDHSEVQRLHAGILGMRGHHQEAIALMRAALAQHPDDATYLNTLATLLGQAGEYDGAIDALQTACRLQPDMALAWYNLGVMLTRSVRNDEAEAALRRAVDLDPGATDARALRADLLRMRGQPSGAAIEYRRVLAERPWAGMAWWGLADLKTMRMDQADIAAMRAALREPRASEDDRIAIGFALARALDDQGRYAESLQAIAAANAIARRRQQWNAAGYSAAIDALATAFDPPPAGADEPGLGHEVIFIVGLPRSGSTLTEQILASHPQVEGTGELPDLPQVLAEESRRRGQPFPRWVPQMQPADWSRLGHRYLERTAHWRKQRPRFTDKLPSNWIYADAIRAMLPGARIIGCRRDALETCFSCYRQRLDNNEYSRDFGDLASFWRDCDRSLQRLVQRHPQAMLVHDHEALLAEPEARIRALLAFCNLPFDPACLRFHENAREVRSPSAGQVRQPLRSDTAHSTRYGALLDPLRTALGLPPWQD from the coding sequence ATGTCGGCACGATTGCACGGCCTCACCCCTGACCTGACGCGGGCCGTGTCCGCCGTCGCGCGCGCGCTCGACGAAGGTCGTCTCGATGCCGCGATCGCACACATCGGCCCCTTGCTCGCCAGCCAGCCCGACCACTCCGAGGTACAGCGCCTGCATGCTGGCATCCTGGGCATGCGTGGGCACCATCAGGAAGCCATCGCCCTGATGCGGGCGGCGCTCGCCCAGCACCCGGACGACGCGACCTATCTGAACACGCTGGCCACCCTGCTCGGCCAGGCCGGCGAATACGACGGCGCCATCGATGCCCTGCAGACCGCCTGCCGCCTGCAGCCGGACATGGCACTGGCCTGGTACAACCTCGGCGTCATGCTGACCCGCAGCGTACGCAACGATGAAGCCGAGGCTGCCTTGCGCCGCGCCGTGGATCTCGATCCGGGCGCCACCGACGCGCGCGCCTTGCGGGCGGACCTGCTGCGCATGCGCGGGCAACCATCCGGGGCCGCCATCGAATACCGCCGCGTGCTGGCCGAACGGCCGTGGGCCGGCATGGCATGGTGGGGGCTGGCCGACCTCAAGACCATGCGCATGGACCAGGCCGACATTGCCGCCATGCGAGCTGCACTGCGGGAACCGCGCGCCTCCGAGGACGATCGTATCGCGATCGGCTTCGCGCTGGCGCGCGCGCTGGACGACCAGGGTCGATACGCCGAATCGCTGCAGGCGATCGCCGCGGCGAACGCCATCGCGCGGCGGCGCCAGCAGTGGAACGCCGCCGGCTACTCGGCCGCGATCGACGCCCTGGCGACGGCCTTCGATCCGCCGCCGGCCGGCGCGGACGAGCCCGGCCTGGGCCACGAGGTGATCTTCATCGTCGGCTTGCCGCGATCCGGCTCCACGCTTACCGAGCAGATCCTCGCCTCGCATCCGCAGGTGGAAGGCACCGGCGAGCTGCCGGACCTGCCGCAGGTACTGGCCGAGGAGTCGCGCCGGCGCGGGCAGCCGTTCCCGCGCTGGGTGCCGCAGATGCAGCCTGCCGACTGGTCGCGACTTGGCCACCGCTACCTCGAACGCACGGCCCACTGGCGCAAGCAGCGTCCGCGCTTCACCGACAAGCTGCCGAGCAACTGGATCTACGCCGACGCCATCCGCGCCATGCTGCCGGGGGCGCGCATCATCGGCTGCCGTCGCGACGCGCTGGAGACGTGTTTTTCCTGCTACCGCCAGCGCCTGGACAACAACGAATACAGCCGCGATTTCGGCGACCTGGCCAGCTTCTGGCGCGACTGCGACCGCAGCCTGCAACGGCTCGTCCAGCGCCATCCCCAGGCGATGCTGGTGCACGACCATGAAGCGCTGCTGGCCGAGCCGGAAGCCCGCATCCGCGCCCTGCTGGCCTTCTGCAACCTGCCGTTCGACCCCGCCTGCCTGCGTTTCCACGAGAACGCGCGCGAGGTGCGTTCGCCCAGCGCCGGCCAGGTACGCCAGCCACTGCGCAGCGACACCGCACACAGCACGCGCTACGGCGCCCTGCTCGATCCGTTGCGCACGGCGCTCGGGCTGCCGCCCTGGCAAGACTGA